One segment of Tetrapisispora phaffii CBS 4417 chromosome 1, complete genome DNA contains the following:
- the PDS1 gene encoding securin (similar to Saccharomyces cerevisiae PDS1 (YDR113C); ancestral locus Anc_8.265), translating into MPNRDTLNVNSDKENDIAYKNNDPLFVKDAISNRTVPQTPMDKLLKRTHSKTLSTAVFKDAQQSKENNNNNIKLNRLPLASKDNNNSRRSNSFILQNNKLVLNKQLSLLNNNQTSNKLRKYGSILGVNNNGNNTNKTLNPVKSLILKDIPDNGNENDDDDDDDDDNIITLNLKNALQSKKEPLLNQLKNAKKNSYSDSEEEEIGLFGKGNGLQKLISQSMNHKTKIEAEIIPEIETKSAAYPDLSYSPEGYIPFNNEDIKKLNTFKSPYSNLNVNDSLLADHNNNNNSGLLELENVGSSDDDDDNNLLNISNIQDGRGSRQTNDNETFIDFEIQPSYNDGLDANELENLLDI; encoded by the coding sequence ATGCCAAATAGAGACACCCTCAATGTTAATTCTGATAAGGAAAATGATATAGCTTATAAGAACAATGATCCGCTATTTGTGAAGGATGCTATTTCGAATAGGACTGTTCCGCAGACACCAATggataaattattgaagCGAACTCATTCAAAGACATTGAGCACTGCTGTGTTTAAGGACGCACAACAATcgaaagaaaataataataataacataaaaCTAAATAGGTTACCTTTGGCTtcaaaagataataataatagcCGTAGATCAAATAGTTTCATACTGcagaataataaattggTCCTAAATAAACAACTCTCTCTTCtcaataataatcaaaCTAGTAATAAATTAAGAAAGTATGGCAGCATACTAGGTGTAAATAATAACGGTAATAATACAAACAAAACTTTGAACCCTGTTAAAAGTTTAATCTTGAAGGATATTCCTGACAATGGAAATGAGAATGACGACGACGACGACGACGACGACGacaatataataactttgaatttaaagaatgcACTACAATCGAAAAAGGAACCATTACTAAACCAATTGAAGAATgctaaaaaaaatagttaTTCTGATAGTGAAGAAGAGGAGATAGGGTTGTTTGGAAAAGGTAATGGTTTGCAGAAACTTATTAGTCAGTCAATGAATCATAAAACTAAAATAGAAGCAGAAATTATACCGGAAATAGAAACGAAATCAGCTGCATACCCAGACCTTTCATATAGTCCAGAAGGTTATATACCGTTTAATAACGAAGACATCAAAAAACTAAACACATTTAAGTCACCATATTctaatttaaatgttaATGATAGTTTATTAGCAGatcataataataataataattctgGGCTCCTCGAATTAGAAAACGTGGGGAGCTccgatgatgatgatgataacaatctattaaatattaGTAATATTCAAGATGGGAGAGGCTCGAGACAGACAAACGACAATGAAACATTCATTGATTTCGAAATACAGCCATCGTATAACGATGGTCTGGATGCAAATGAacttgaaaatttattagatatataa
- the MRX14 gene encoding mitochondrial 54S ribosomal protein bL34m (similar to Saccharomyces cerevisiae YDR115W; ancestral locus Anc_8.267) gives MSFLTRSFNQLMTGRVIPNNTLVDSIKNSILGGNAIGSRTGLASILGLNLDLGLQRRWKSRGNTYQPSTLKRKRRIGFLARARSKQGNKILERRKAKGRWYLTH, from the coding sequence ATGTCATTTTTAACTAGAAGTTTCAATCAACTGATGACCGGCAGGGTCATCCCGAATAATACGCTAGTTGATAGCATTAAAAACAGCATACTTGGCGGAAATGCAATTGGGAGTAGAACTGGACTTGCTTCTATTCTTGGATTGAACCTAGACCTAGGATTACAAAGAAGATGGAAATCGAGAGGTAACACATATCAACCAAGTACTTTAAAGAGGAAGAGAAGAATAGGCTTCTTAGCCAGAGCCAGAAGTAAACAAGGAAATAAGATATTAGAGAGAAGAAAAGCTAAAGGTAGATGGTACCTAACGCATTAG
- the XDJ1 gene encoding Xdj1p (similar to Saccharomyces cerevisiae XDJ1 (YLR090W); ancestral locus Anc_8.264) — MSNENDPSTKDLYAILEVDETITQDELKKQYRKLALKYHPDKVQTTDGDEDDVKLEYELKFKEIISAYEILSDEEKRKQYDLQKNFRDANQGSDYGDGINTAFGNQTSKDISIPLKVTIKDLYNGKIIRYDIKRNVICEKCVGLGWRSRKNGKQYVPPLTECKTCDGAGYKQVRQQIAPGFFTKQNLVCKNCDGKGRYYKKPASSKNFCLKCNGKGIIEISESITVNIPRGSSDKDTIIIDNKADQELGKFKTGDLIFVLEEIDDEQTALKRYGDKDLITELTISLADAITGFKEKPIVKTLDGRLLRLSIPVGKVIRFGDILKVEGEGWPLNKNATRSGDLYIKFNIEFPADNWNSEMNDIIKIRNLLPAISDAKADILGDMPKDDIFNITMNSEDISNYDFVKDLPDIIDTSHNNGAEYGHNGDSANFTEMPECSQQ; from the coding sequence ATGTCGAATGAGAATGATCCTAGCACAAAAGATTTATATGCAATTTTAGAGGTAGATGAAACTATTACTCaagatgaattgaaaaaacaataCAGGAAACTGGCTTTGAAATATCATCCTGATAAAGTTCAAACTACTGATGgagatgaagatgatgtaAAATTAGAATATGAGTTGAAGTTTAAAGAGATCATATCTGCATATGAGATTCTAAGTGATGAagagaaaagaaaacaatatgACTTACAAAAGAACTTTAGAGATGCCAATCAAGGTTCAGATTATGGAGATGGGATAAACACCGCCTTTGGCAATCAAACGTCAAAAGATATTTCTATTCCTTTAAAGGTAACAATAAAGGATTTGTATAACGGTAAGATTATTCGATAtgatataaaaagaaatgtcATCTGTGAGAAATGTGTTGGTTTGGGCTGGAGATCTAGGAAGAATGGTAAGCAATACGTACCACCATTAACGGAGTGTAAAACATGCGATGGTGCCGGTTATAAGCAGGTTAGGCAACAGATTGCACCAGGATTTTTcacaaaacaaaatttgGTTTGTAAGAACTGTGACGGTAAAGGtagatattataaaaaacCTGCTTCCAGTAAGAATTTTTGTCTGAAGTGTAATGGCAAAGGTATTATAGAAATATCTGAGAGTATTACTGTCAATATACCTAGAGGATCATCTGATAAAGAcacaattattattgataataaagcGGATCAAGAATTGGGTAAATTCAAAACAGGAGATTTAATCTTTGTTTTAGAGGAAATTGATGATGAACAAACTGCATTGAAGAGATATGGGGATAAAGATTTAATAACAGAATTGACTATATCATTAGCTGATGCCATAACAggatttaaagaaaaaccTATTGTGAAAACATTAGATGGCAGGCTTCTGAGGTTATCGATTCCTGTTGGTAAAGTAATTAGATTTGgagatattttaaaagtaGAAGGGGAAGGTTGgccattaaataaaaatgccACACGTAGTGGTGACTTGTacataaaatttaatatcgaATTTCCTGCAGATAATTGGAACTCTGAAATGaatgatataataaagataagAAATTTACTACCTGCTATCAGTGATGCAAAGGCTGATATTTTAGGTGACATGCCAAAGGAtgatatattcaatattactATGAATAGTGAAGATATCTCAAACTATGATTTTGTCAAGGATCTTCCCGACATTATAGATACATCACATAATAATGGTGCTGAATATGGACACAATGGAGACAGCGCAAATTTCACAGAGATGCCGGAATGTTCCCAACAGTAA
- the COX26 gene encoding Cox26p (similar to Saccharomyces cerevisiae YDR119W-A; ancestral locus Anc_8.273): MFSKIISQSTARIANRQIIRHSSNAAKTPGSSHLGESWILTEAKRVGPNLLFWGSAMTTVLLWPSFIKYFKDPNYKERY, translated from the coding sequence atgttttccAAAATCATATCACAATCTACTGCTAGAATTGCAAACAGACAAATTATCAGACATTCATCAAATGCTGCAAAAACCCCTGGTAGTTCTCACCTAGGTGAATCATGGATCCTTACAGAAGCTAAAAGGGTAGGTCCAAATTTACTTTTCTGGGGTTCCGCTATGACCACAGTTCTTCTATGGCcatcttttattaaatacTTCAAAGACCCTAACTACAAGGAGAgatattga
- the VBA4 gene encoding Vba4p (similar to Saccharomyces cerevisiae YDR119W; ancestral locus Anc_8.272), whose protein sequence is MVENDVISNIGDDSLSHVPPRVQEDKSPLLHAIRGELLQDSSFSLPGFVAAEIEEREELYREASIASNQHHDYGSVANSIILDNDKNNLSPTRLRLAMSSMYLGIFLSALDNTIVSTLLARIGSEFNELPRISWIATAYLLSSATFQPLYGKISDIFGRKIVLTFCNVNFFIGCLICGTAKSFWVLVIGRFISGVGGGGITSMSTITVSDIIPLRNRALYQGVCNFYYGLGIALGGIIGGWFTEKLGSWRGAFLFQVPLSVISTVTVMVWLQLPKDSKSYGLEITMSNNSSNNGTESIIMKKLKTIDWYGAMSLVIFLLSFMILSSAGGSDISVKSNTFLYLTLISVTSFISFIYIELKFAKDPILPLVFLKDRSVLGSSLSNWFTMMLLMTISYYLPIYFTSVMGIGAYDVGKRTLPNFFSVAFGSLGAGYYMKKTGKYYWFVTFFCLVVVIGCLQIYLINDGISVWRQYLLSFVPGLGAAVLITIALLSMIVAVPHEYQAVTTSISYAFRSTGCTLGVSIGAALFRDSLNKYLRAKILELGSQNGNYSEKELLQIIDHASKSIDWVHNEAPRFFKRTILECYHYACKKVFLFCLICSVLALLSISMIKEHKLHSSLDRKEDDTPGSEEIQDSMN, encoded by the coding sequence atggTAGAAAATGATGTAATTTCTAATATCGGTGATGATTCACTGAGTCATGTACCGCCAAGGGTACAGGAGGATAAATCACCTTTATTACATGCCATAAGAGGTGAGCTATTGCAAGATAGCAGCTTTTCGTTGCCAGGTTTCGTAGCTGCCGAGATTGAAGAAAGAGAGGAACTATATAGAGAGGCATCTATTGCTTCAAACCAACATCATGACTATGGTAGTGTAGCGAATTCTATCATTttagataatgataaaaacaACTTGTCACCGACAAGATTAAGACTTGCGATGTCTTCTATGTATTTGggaatatttttatcagcTTTGGACAATACAATTGTGTCAACTTTATTGGCTCGAATCGGTTCAGAATTCAATGAATTGCCTAGAATTTCGTGGATTGCAACCGCTTACCTTTTATCTAGTGCCACTTTTCAACCTTTATATGGCAAGATTTCTGATATCTTTGGAAGAAAAATAGTTTTAACATTCTGTAATGTTAACTTCTTTATTGGATGCCTGATATGTGGTACTGCAAAATCATTTTGGGTTTTAGTCATTGGTAGATTTATATCTGGAGTTGGTGGAGGTGGTATCACATCAATGAGCACAATTACAGTTAGCGATATCATTCCATTGAGAAATAGAGCATTATACCAAGGTGTTTGTAATTTTTACTATGGGTTAGGCATTGCACTAGGTGGTATCATTGGAGGTTGGTTTACTGAAAAGTTAGGCAGTTGGAGAGGGgcatttttatttcagGTTCCATTATCAGTTATAAGCACAGTAACGGTTATGGTATGGCTACAGTTGCCTAAAGATAGTAAAAGCTATGGTTTAGAAATAACAATGAGTAATAATTCAAGCAATAATGGCACTGAAAGCATCATAATGAAGAAACTTAAAACTATTGATTGGTATGGTGCAATGTCGCTGGTAATTTTCCTGCTTTCTTTTATGATACTAAGTTCGGCTGGAGGGTCAGATATTTCTGTCAAGTCGAATACATTCTTATATTTGACCCTTATTTCGGTTACGTCATTTATTAGTTTTATCTACATTGAATTAAAGTTTGCTAAGGATCCAATATTGCCATTggtatttttaaaagatagAAGTGTTTTAGGATCTAGCTTAAGTAACTGGTTTACAATGATGTTATTAATGACCATCAGTTACTATCTTCCAATTTATTTCACAAGTGTTATGGGTATTGGCGCATATGACGTTGGTAAAAGAACGTTACCAAATTTTTTCAGTGTTGCATTTGGTTCCTTAGGGGCAGGTTATTACATGAAGAAGACTGGTAAATATTATTGGTTTGTAACATTCTTCTGTTTGGTTGTAGTCATTGGTTGCTTACAAATATACTTAATTAACGACGGAATATCTGTTTGGAGACAGTATTTACTAAGTTTTGTACCTGGTCTTGGTGCCGCAGTTTTAATTACAATTGCATTATTGTCTATGATAGTTGCAGTTCCTCATGAATATCAAGCAGTCACTACATCAATTTCGTATGCCTTCAGATCAACCGGATGTACATTAGGTGTATCCATTGGTGCGGCTTTATTTCGAGATTcgttaaataaatatttgagAGCAAAGATATTGGAATTAGGCTCACAGAATGGAAATTACAGcgaaaaagaattattacaaataataGACCATGCATCCAAATCAATAGATTGGGTACATAATGAAGCTCCGCGTTTTTTCAAAAGGACAATATTAGAATGTTATCATTATGCATGTAAAAAGGTTTtcttattttgtttaatctGTAGCGTATTAGCATTACTGTCAATTAGTATGATTAAAGAACATAAATTACATTCATCATTGGATAGAAAAGAGGACGATACACCAGGAAGCGAAGAAATACAAGACAGCATGAACTAG
- the TPHA0A01760 gene encoding SLC26/SulP family anion transporter (similar to Saccharomyces cerevisiae SUL2 (YLR092W); ancestral locus Anc_8.271): MTASINGSIDLERFELEYDHGKRGDDTHDRVEARDLYSKVDIEEVTFQCDNYSGRLDVNSSLSIPMYNEKPVTIKDFYYEKINDYFSIGEIVQYLTSLFPLLKWLPHYNLDWLIQDLIAGITVGCVLVPQSMSYAQIATLAPQYGLYSSFIGAFIYSFFATSKDVCIGPVAVMSLQTAKVIERVTSGLTADEQTIYTAPIIATALALLCGIISTGIGFLRLGFLIEFISLNAVAGFMTGSAFNIICGQVPALMGYNKKVNTRASTYEVVINTLKHLPDTKLDAVFGLIPLSILYLCKWFFSSLGPQYLNKLSNRRNLTERQRKIIKYLGNYFFYSNAMRNGVVIIVFTAISWAITRGKSSTSVPISILGTVPKGLKEVAVFKVPGGLFEKLAPDLPSSIIILLLEHIAISKSFGRVNDYKIVPDQELIAIGVTNLIGTFFMAYPATGSFSRSALKAKCDVKTPLSGLFSGACVLLALYCLTGAFYYIPKATLSAVIIHAVSDLLASYKTTLNFYKMNPLDFVCFITTVFITVFSSIEYGIYFAICFSCAQLIFKNMFPVGSFLGYIKIAEVLNPTLSTNDYTILLDDSSSVLGEENTKDDSVKNRLDQNENPKSSEKEYSEFKSYEMSSNSKTTNLSYYVRWVPMKNDYHREVNPLIKITPPPPGIIVYRFGDSFTYLNCSRHYDIIYDEVKKNTRKGISNVYKRKQDRPWNDVGEWECPKSLKNLFNKFKKKTDIGGDEDKDGNEAIESNSKANNTDNKPELKIICFDFSQVVQTDATAIQSLNDLRKAVNRYSNKQIEYHFSGIISAWVKKSLIEMGFGTVNDNYSDKSIIIGHQSYHVSKINNQEDGLENQINEKYLQPDGSYIYHIQTVTGTNYPFFHIDIPDFSNWEL; the protein is encoded by the coding sequence ATGACCGCAAGTATCAACGGTAGTATTGATTTAGAACGTTTTGAACTGGAATATGATCATGGTAAGAGAGGGGACGACACTCATGATAGAGTTGAAGCCAGAGATTTGTACTCAAAGGTTGATATTGAAGAGGTTACATTCCAATGCGATAATTATTCCGGCAGACTAGATGtcaattcttctttatcaatTCCAATGTATAATGAGAAACCTGTCACAATCAAGGACTTCTATTAcgaaaaaataaatgattaCTTTTCCATTGGTGAAAttgttcaatatttaaCGTCGTTGTTTCCATTGCTTAAATGGCTACCACATTATAATTTGGATTGGTTAATTCAAGATTTGATTGCAGGAATCACTGTTGGTTGTGTCCTAGTGCCACAATCAATGTCATATGCACAGATCGCCACTTTAGCCCCCCAATACGGACTATATTCTTCATTCATCGGTGCGTTTATATACTCTTTCTTTGCCACTTCTAAGGATGTTTGTATCGGCCCAGTAGCAGTCATGTCATTACAGACAGCAAAAGTCATTGAACGTGTCACTTCAGGATTGACTGCAGATGAACAAACTATCTACACAGCTCCGATTATAGCCACTGCATTGGCATTATTGTGTGGTATTATTTCGACAGGAATTGGGTTTCTTAGATTGGGTTTCTTGATagaatttatttctttaaatgcTGTCGCAGGTTTTATGACAGGATCAGCcttcaatattatatgcGGTCAGGTACCGGCTTTAATGGgttataataaaaaggtCAATACAAGAGCAAGTACTTATGAAGTCGTTATTAATACTTTAAAACATCTACCTGATACGAAATTGGATGCTGTGTTTGGATTAATCCCGCTTTCCATTTTGTATTTGTGTAAATGGTTCTTTTCATCATTAGGTCcacaatatttgaataaattatcaaatagaAGAAATTTAACAGAaagacaaagaaaaatcataaaatatttgggtaactattttttttattcaaatgCTATGAGAAACGGTGTCGTAATAATTGTGTTTACTGCTATTTCGTGGGCAATCACTAGAGGTAAATCAAGCACAAGTGTGCCTATATCGATTTTAGGTACTGTTCCAAAAGGTTTAAAAGAAGTTGCTGTCTTTAAAGTTCCTGGTggattatttgaaaaattggcGCCAGATTTGCCTTcatcaattattattttacttttaGAACACATtgcaatttcaaaatcttttGGAAGAGTAAACGATTATAAAATTGTTCCAGATCAAGAATTAATTGCTATCGGCGTCACAAATTTAATCGGTACTTTTTTCATGGCATATCCAGCGACGGGCTCCTTCTCAAGGTCAGCATTGAAAGCTAAATGTGATGTAAAGACACCTTTATCAGGATTGTTCTCAGGAGCTTGTGTTTTGCTTGCATTATATTGTCTTACGGGTgcattttattatattccGAAGGCTACATTATCTGCGGTTATCATACATGCGGTTTCAGATTTGTTGGCATCATATAAAACAACTCTTAActtttataaaatgaaCCCACTAGACtttgtttgttttattaCCACAGTTTTTATTACagtattttcttcaattgaatacGGCATTTACTTTGCTATCTGTTTTTCCTGTGCacaattaatatttaaaaatatgttcCCAGTTGGCTCATTTTTAGGCTACATTAAAATAGCAGAAGTCTTAAACCCAACATTATCAACCAATGATTAtactattttattagatgatTCCTCATCAGTTCTTGGTGAAGAGAACACCAAAGATGATTCAGTTAAAAACAGGTTGGACCAGAATGAGAATCCGAAATCTtcagaaaaagaatattcTGAATTCAAGTCTTATGAAATGAGTAGCAACTCCAAAACCACAAACTTAAGTTATTATGTTAGATGGGTTCCAATGAAAAATGACTACCACAGAGAAGTCAATCccttaattaaaataactCCACCTCCACCAGGTATAATAGTTTACAGATTTGGCGATAGTTttacatatttaaattgttcCAGACATtatgatataatatatgatgaagttaaaaaaaacacaagAAAAGGTATCTCTAATGTTTATAAAAGGAAGCAAGATAGACCTTGGAATGATGTAGGTGAATGGGAATGCCCAAAAAGTCTGAAGaatctttttaataaatttaaaaaaaagacTGATATTGGAGGAGATGAAGATAAGGATGGAAACGAAGCCATTGAAAGTAATAGCAAAGCGAATAATACTGATAACAAACcagaattgaaaataatttgttttGACTTTTCTCAAGTTGTTCAAACTGATGCCACCGCAATTCAAAGTTTAAACGATTTAAGGAAAGCAGTAAATAGATATAGtaataaacaaattgaatatcATTTCTCAGGTATTATATCTGCTTGGGTAAAGAAAAGTTTAATCGAAATGGGGTTCGGAACCGTAAATGATAATTACAGTGACAAGTCCATAATTATAGGACATCAAAGTTACCACGtttctaaaattaataacCAAGAAGATGGTTTAGAAAAccaaataaatgaaaaatatctaCAACCGGATGGATCTTATATATACCATATACAAACAGTGACAGGTACCAATTATCCGTTTTTCCATATTGATATCCCAGATTTTTCCAATTGGGAACTTTAG
- the TRM1 gene encoding tRNA (guanine26-N2)-dimethyltransferase (similar to Saccharomyces cerevisiae TRM1 (YDR120C); ancestral locus Anc_8.274) — protein MSSINPEDYNVITEGKANILFPKTETVFYNPIQQFNRDLSVTCIKAWDNLYGSKLPPSININNKRVKNQNTEKENDEPVANEEITAKSRKLEDGSRGDVKDEIKRENKKETIPYIKILEALSATGLRAIRYAHEIPNVKEIIANDLLPAAVDSIKRNVEYNKVEAIVKPNIDDANILMYRNMASNTKYHVIDLDPYGTATPFVDAALHSIEEDGLMLVTCTDLSVLAGNGYPEKCFALYGGVNMVSHEATHESALRLVLNLLSQSAAKYKKTITPVLSLSIDFYVRVFVKVKTSPINVKNLMSNTMITYHCTQCGSYHNQSLGRVEERTTKKEKVFKKYLVAKGPPVDSKCKFCGGTYHIAGPMYAGPLHDENFINEILRINEEDHTDDTYGTRKRIEGMVTLAKNELKNSPFYFSPNNLSSILKLQVPPLKRIVAGLGSLGYNCSLTHAQPSSLKSDAPWEAIWYVMKESDEERKNRDVDAMNHNTVGYRILNNIDKWISKEEQDTINEKLNFEPNEQSGKIEKLRKLKIVRYQENPTKNWGPKARPNSS, from the coding sequence ATGAGTTCAATTAATCCAGAAGACTACAATGTCATCACAGAAGGTAAGGCTAATATCTTGTTTCCAAAAACGGAAACAGTCTTTTATAACCCAATCCAACAATTCAATAGAGATCTGAGTGTAACTTGTATCAAAGCTTGGGATAACTTGTACGGTTCAAAATTACCTCCAAGCATTAACATCAACAATAAAAGAGttaaaaatcaaaacactgaaaaagaaaatgatgaacCTGTTGcaaatgaagaaatcaCTGCTAAATCAAGAAAATTAGAGGATGGCTCAAGAGGAGATGTTAAAGATGAAATCAAGAGGGAAAACAAAAAGGAAACCATCCcttatattaaaatactAGAAGCTTTATCTGCTACTGGTTTACGTGCGATCAGATATGCACATGAAATTCCAAACgtaaaagaaattattgcTAATGATTTACTACCTGCCGCAGTTGATTCAATCAAGAGAAACGtagaatataataaagttGAAGCTATTGTTAAACCTAATATCGATGATGCTAATATTCTGATGTACAGAAACATGGCCTCCAATACAAAATATCACGTCATTGATCTGGATCCATATGGAACAGCAACACCATTTGTGGATGCTGCATTACATTCTATCGAAGAAGATGGTTTAATGCTAGTTACTTGTACGGATTTATCAGTATTAGCGGGAAATGGATACCCAGAAAAATGTTTTGCATTGTACGGTGGTGTTAATATGGTTTCTCACGAAGCTACCCATGAAAGTGCGCTAAGGTTAGTTTTAAATCTGTTAAGTCAATCTGCTGCAAAATATAAGAAGACTATCACTCCAGTACTTTCGCTAAGCATCGATTTTTATGTTCGTGTTTTTGTTAAAGTTAAGACAAGTCCtattaatgttaaaaaCTTGATGTCCAATACCATGATCACATACCACTGTACTCAGTGTGGTTCTTACCATAATCAAAGCTTAGGACGTGTTGAAGAGCGTACAAcgaagaaagaaaaagtaTTCAAGAAATACTTAGTTGCTAAAGGTCCACCTGTTGATTCTAAGTGCAAATTCTGTGGCGGTACTTATCACATAGCTGGCCCAATGTATGCTGGCCCATTGCATGATGAAAactttattaatgaaatactTCGGATTAATGAAGAGGACCACACTGATGATACATACGGAACGCGTAAAAGAATAGAAGGTATGGTTACTTTAGCCAAAAATGAGCTTAAAAATTCGCCGTTTTATTTCAGTCCAAACAATctttcatcaatattaaaattacaagTTCCACCGTTAAAGAGAATTGTGGCCGGTTTAGGTTCATTAGGCTATAATTGTTCATTAACACATGCACAGCCTTCATCATTAAAGAGTGATGCTCCATGGGAAGCTATATGGTATGTTATGAAAGAAAGTGATGAGGAGAGAAAAAATAGAGATGTCGATGCAATGAATCATAATACTGTAGGTTAtagaattttaaataatattgataaatggATATCAAAGGAAGAGCAAGACACtattaatgaaaagttGAACTTCGAGCCAAATGAACAAAGTGGTAAAATTGagaaattaagaaaattgaagattGTGAGATATCAAGAAAATCCAACAAAGAATTGGGGTCCAAAAGCTCGTCCAAATTCATCATAA